The DNA sequence TGCCGGAGGGGTGGAACTGCACGAGTTCGGGATCGCGCAGTCGGGCGCCGGCCTCGACCGCGAGGCGGAACGAGTCGCCGGTGTTCTCGTCGCGGCGCGACGAGGTGCGTCGCCAGATGCGGTTGTGGCCGCCCGCGGCGAGGATCACGGCATCCGCGTGGATGAGGTAGCGCGTGCCGTCGGCCTGGTCGAAGCCGTACGCGCCGAAGACGACATTGTCGCGCACGAGGAGTCGGGTGATGTAGACGTTGTCGAGGATCGGCACGTCGAGCTGCTCGGCTTTGGCGACGAGGGTGCGCTGGATCTCGAGACCGGTGTAGTCGCCCGCGAACGCGGTGCGGCGGAAGGTGTGCGCGCCGAAGAAGCGCTGCGAGATGCGTCCGTCGTCCTCGCGCGCGAACTCCATGCCCCAGCGTTCGAGATCACGGATGCCGCGCTCGGCCCCCTGCGTCACGACCTCGACCGTGTGCGGGTTGGCGAGGAGGTAGCTCTCCTTGATCGTGTCGGCGGCGTGCTGCTGCCAGGTGTCGTCGGCATCCATGGTCCCGAGCGCGGCGTTGATCCCTCCGGCCGCGAGCGACGTGTGCGCGTCCTGCCGGGGGCGTTTGCCGACGGCGAGGACGTCGACGCCGTGCTCGGCGACCTCGATCGCCGCGCGGAGGCCCGACCCGCCCGTCCCGATGACGAGGACCGTGGTGGAGATCTGCCGTTCACGTGTACTCATGCCTTCGACGCTAGTTAGGCCGCCCTAATAACTCCAATGCATTGTTCTACTGGTATCGATAGACTGCAGGCATGAATCTGGAGCAACTGCGGGGGTTCGTCGAAGTGGCCCGCCTGGGGCACTTCACCCGCGCGTCCGAGCACCTGCATCTCGCACAGCCCTCGCTGAGCAGGCAGATCTCGACGCTCGAACGTGAGCTCGGAGCCGAGCTGTTCCACCGCGCACGCGGTCACATCAACCTGACCGCGGCGGGCGAGGCGCTGCTCCCCCGCGCGCAGCGGATGCTGTCGGAGGCCGAGGCGATCCGCGAGGAGATGGGCGAGCTCGCCGGCCTCCGCCGTGGTCGGGTGCGGCTCGGAGCGCCGCCCACCCTCTGCATCAGCCTCGTCGCCGAGGCCATCAGCACGTTCCACGCCTCGCACCCCGGCGTCGATCTGCACCTCGTCGAGAGCGGATCACGTCTGCTCGTCGAGCAGCTCGCGGTCGGAGCCGTCGACATCGCCCTCATCACCGAGTCCGACGGACCGCCCCCCTCCGGCTTCAGCCTCAGCCGCATGCAGCTGCTCACGGAGGAACTCGTCGTCGTCTCCGCGGCATCCCAGCCTCCCGTCGCGGTGACCCCGGCCATCGGCCTCGAACACCTCGCGACGCTGCCGCTCATCGCGCTCGACGAGACCTACGAGCTGCGTGCGACGACGGATGCCGCGTTCCGCTCGGCCGGACTCACGCCCAACCACGTGCTCGAGGGGGCGGAGATGGATGCCGTGCTCCGCTTCGTCGAACGCGGAGTGGGCGTCGCGGTCGTACCCGCGATGGTGCTGCTCGATCAGCCAGCGCTGCGGTCGGTGCGGCTCACGCACCCGATGATGCGGCGGACCGTGAGCCTCGCGCACCGCGCCGACGTCACGCCCGCGGTCGCCGTCGCCGCCATGCGCGAGGTCATCGTCGCGACCGCGGCCGAGGTCGCGCGTCGTGACCCCGCGATCACGAGCCTGCTCGACTGACGGCATCCGCCGCCCGGTGCGGGGCGGGAAGGGCATCGCCCGCCCCGGGCGGCGTCAGGAGGCAGCGAGCTCGTCCCGCACGATCGCGGCGCCCGCGCTCAGCGCGCTCAGCTTCGCGAGGGCCGCTCCGCGGGGCAGCGGAGCCATGCCGCAGTTCGTGCTCGGCACGAGCTTGTCCGCATCCACGAAGGCGAGCGCCTCGCGCAGGGTGTCGGCGACCTGTTCGGGAGTCTCGACGGTCTCGCTCGCGACGTCGATCGCACCGAGCATGACGTTCTTTCCTCGGATGAGCTCGATCAGGTCGAGGGGCACGCGCGAGTGCGCGCGCTCCAACGAGACGGTGTCGATGATCGACTTCTGCAGCAGCGGGAACGACTCCTCGTACTGGCGCCACTCCGGTCCGAGCGTCGCCTTCCAATCGGTGTTCGCCTTGATGCCGTAGCCGTAGCAGATGTGCACGACGGTCTCGGCGCGCAACCCCTCGGCCGCGCGCTCCAGCGTCGCGACTCCCCAGTCCTTCAGCTCGTCGAAGAAGACGTTGAAGGCGGGCTCGTCGAACTGGATGACGTCGACGCCGGCCGCTTCGAGCTCGCGGGCCTCCTGATTGAGGATCGTCGCGAACTCCCAGGCGAGCTTTTCGCGGCTGCGATAGTGCCGGTCCGACAGCGTGTCGATCATGGTCATCGGCCCCGGCAGCGCCCACTTGATCCGCTGGTCGGTCTGCTGGCGGAGGAACTTCGCGTCATCGACGAACACCGACTTCTCGCGGCTCACCGCGCCGACGACCGTGGGCACGCTCGCGTCGTACCGGTCGCGGATGCGCACCGTCTCGCGCTGGTCGAAGTCCACGCCGCTCAGGTGCTCGATGAACGTCGTGACGAAGTGCTGGCGGGTCTGCTCGCCGTCGCTGATGACGTCGATGCCGCGGCGGGTCTGCTCCTGCACGGCGCTGCGCAGAGCATCCTGCTTGCCCTCGACGAGAGCGTCGCCCTCGAGCTTCCAGGGCGACCAGAGCGTCTCGGGCTGTGCGAGCCAGGACGGCTTGGGGAGGCTGCCCACGATCGAGGTGGGGAGGAGGGAGTTCACGATGCGCCTCCGGGTCACGCGGCCGTGGCCGTGTCGTCGGCGGCGGCCCACCGCGCGAGCACGTCGCGATGCGGCTTCACGAAGTGCTCCTCGGTGTACCGGCCCTGCGAGCGTGCGAGCCGGTTGCGCTCCTCGCGGTCGTACCCGATCTGGGTCGACGAGTAGTCCTGCTGGTCGAGCGTCGGCCGGTAGATGCTCGCGGCGGCGGAGTTCGCGTTGTAGATCTCCGGGCGGTAGATCTTCTGGAACGTCTCCATGGTGCTGATGGTGCCGATCAGCTGCAGGTTGGAGTAGTCGGTGAGCAGGTCGCCCTCGAAGTAGAACGCGAGCGGTGCGACGCTCCCCGGAGGCATGAAGTACCGCACCCGCAGCCCCATCTTCCCGAAGTAGGCGTCGGTCAGCGATCCCTCATCGTCCTGCACGTACTCGACGCCGAGGACGGGGTGGTGGTTCTCGGTGCGGCGGTACTCCTTGCTCGTCGACACGCTGATGCAGATCACCGGCGAGGTCGTGAAGCGCTCGCGGTACGCCTCGGAGTCGAGGAAGTGCCGGAACAGCTTGCCGTGCAGGTCGCCGAAGTCGTCGGGGACGGTGAACCGGCCCGCCGCCTCCGTCGCCGCCGGGAGCACCACGCTGAAGTCGAAGTCGCGGACGTACGACGAGAAGTTGTTGCCGACGATGCCGTGATGACGTCGTCCGGTCTGCCGGTCGACGATCTGGATGTCGAGGACCTCGAGCAGCGGGAACCGCTTGTCCTCGCCGTCGGCGGTGAACTCCAGGCCGGCTGAGACGATCTCGAGCTCGAGCGTGTACCGGTCGCGGGTCGGGTTGTCCCAGTGCGCGAGGTCGTTGAAGCGCCGGTCGATCATCGTGAGCGCGTTGCGGAGGTTCTGCCGGCGGTGCTCGCCGCGCGCGAGGTTCGCGAAGTTCGTCGTGGTGCGCGAGTCGTCGGAGGGCGTGTAGTCCTCGTCGAAGCGCGTGGTGGTGATGTGGAACGTGAAGTCGTTCGCCATGAGCGGCCCATCTGCTGGCTGAGCGACCGGATCGGCCGCGCGGAAGTCTGTGCATCCATCGTGCGGCGGAAAGCGGACTATCGGGTAACTCGCGCCAGCTATGCGCGGATATAGTCTCTACCTATGGCACGCGGATCCAGCGGCATCACGCTGCAGCAGCTCCACTACTTCGTCGAGGTCGCGGCGGAGGGGTCGATCAGCGCGGCCGCCGATCTGCTCTACGTCTCGCAGCCCACGATGTCGGCGGCCATGAAGGACCTCGAGACGCGGGCCGGGCGCACCCTGCTGCTCCGCTCCGCCCGCGGCGTCACCCTCACGGCCGACGGCGCGGAGTTCCTCGGGTATGCACGACAGGTCACCGAGCAGGTCGCGCTGCTCGAGCAGCGGTACCTCGGTCGGCCGCCGTCGCGTCGCCTGCTGGGCGTCTCGGCACAGCACTACTCGTTCGTGATCGACGCCTTCGTGCGCATGGTCAAGGCCAGCGGAGCGGCGGAGTACGAGTTCTCCCTTCGCGAGACCCGCACGTGGGACATCATCGAAGACGTCCGCACCCTGCGCAGCGAACTCGGCATCCTCTACCGCAACGACTTCAACCGCAGCGTCATCGACAAGCTGCTGCGCGACTCCGGCCTCGCATTCCATCCCCTCTTCCTCGCCGATCCGCACATCTTCATCTCGCGCAAGAACCCGCTCGCGGCGCGCGATCGCGTGACCCTCGACGATCTCGCCGGCCTCCCCCGTCTCACTTTCGACCAGGGTGCGAACAACTCGTTCTACTTCGCCGAGGAGATCCTCTCGACCCTGTCGAGCGCGCAGGAGATCCGCGTCTCGGATCGCGCGACCATCTTCAACCTCATGATCGGCCTCGACGGGTACACGATCTCGACGGGCATCATCAGCGACGACCTCGACCCCGAGATCGTCGCGATCCCGCTCGACGTCGACGAGCGCATCGAGATCGGCTGGATCGGCCACTCCGCCATCCCGCTCACGGAGCAGGCGCAACGCTATCTCGACGAGCTGCGGGCGGTCGTCGCGGGCTTCGGAGTCGTGCTGCTCGGCTGAGGCCGGGGGAGACACGAGAACGCCTCGGACGATACGGCGTCCGAGGCGTTCTCCCTCGTGGGTCAGGCTTCGACGGACACCTTCTTCGCCTCGACCTTCGCCTGAGCACGCGCCACGATGCGCCCGCGCACCGCCAGCACGAGGACGACGGCCAGGATCGCGTACAGGGTGAGCGAGATCGGCCCCTGCACGAGCACCGAGAAGTCGCCGTTGGCGCTCATCGCGGCATCCCGCAGGCTGGTCTCCGCCAGCGGTCCGAGCACCATGCCGATGATCAGCGGGGCGAGCGGGTAGTCGAGCGCCCGCATCAGGAACCCGAGCAGACCGATCCCCAGCAGCATGAGCAGGTCGAACACCGAGCCGCTCGTCGCGTAGATGCCGAGGGCGCAGAAGAGCGTGATGCCCGCGTACAGGTAGGGACGCGGGATCAGCAGCAGCTTGGCCCACAGCATCGCGAAAGGCAGGTTCAGGATGAGCAGCACGATCATCGCGATGAAGAAGCTCGCCAGCAGCGCCCATACGAGCTCGGGCGCCCGCTCGAACAGCAGCGGACCGGGCTGCAGCCCGTACTGGCGGAACGCGGCGAGCATGATCGCGGCGGTCGCCGAGATCGGCAGGCCCAGGGCGAGCAGAGCACCCATCGCCATGCTGGTGGTCGAGTTGCCCGCGGCCTCGGGGGCTGCCAGACCGCGGATCGCCCCCGTGCCGAAGGTCGGGCGCGCGCGTCGGGCGTCGAGACGCTTCTCGAGTCCGTAGGCGAGGAAGGTCGGGATCTCCGATCCGCCGGCCGGCACCACGCCGAACGGGAGGCCGATCGCGGTGCCGCGGAACCAGGCGGGAGCGGCCTCCCTGAACTCGCTGCGGCTGAGCCACGGGCGACCAGACGGCTTGATGAGGGCCCTGTCCTTCATGTGCCGCTCCAGGCAGGCGACGTAGATGACCTCTCCGAGCGCGAGGATCGCCACGGTCACCGTGACCAGCGAGACGCCGTCGAAGAGGTTCGGCGATCCCATGGTGAAGCGCGGGGCCCCCGAGACGCCGTCGACGCCGATCACGGCGATCCCGAGACCGATGAACAGCGAGGTCAGCCCCTTGATCACGTTGTCGGTGACGACCGACGACGTGGCGACGAACGCGAACACCGCGAGCGCGAAGAACTCCGCTGGTCCGAACCGGCTGGAGAAGTCGGCCAGGGCCGGAGCGAGGAAGACCACGACGATCGACCCGATGAAGCCGCCGATGAACGCGCCGATCGCGGCGGTCGCGAGCGCTTGGGCCGCCCGGCCGTTCCTCGCCATCTTGTGGCCCTCGATCGTCGAGGCGATCGCCGACGCCTGCCCCGGCGTGTTCATGAGGATGCCCATGGTGGAGTCACCGAACAGGCCGCCGAAGTACACGCCGGCGAACATGATGAACGCCGCCGTGGGTTCGAGCGAGAAGGTCACCGGCAGCAGAAGCGCGACCGCCATCGAGGAGCCGAGGCCCGGCATCACGCCGACCGCGGTACCCAGCAGGCATCCGATCAGCACCCAGACGAGGTTCTGCCACGTCAGCGCGCCGGCGAAGCCCTCCGCGAGAAGCTGCAGCACGTCCATGTCAGAACCCCCATCCGAGAATGCCCGAGGGCAGCGACATGCCGAGCGCCATGTCGAACGCGATGTACGAGAGCGAGCTCACGGTCAGACCGACCACGAGGCTGAACAGCCAGCGGGTCGAGCCGAAGCCGCGTGCGATGCACCAGAACAGGAGCCCTGCGGCGATGATCCAGCCGAGGATGTTCAGCACGAGCGCGAAGACGAGGAACGAGCCCACCACCCAGGCGAGAGACCTCACGTCGACGCGGACCGTGCGCTGCACGGCCGGCTCCTCGGGAGCGGCTGCGGATGCCGGGGTGACCGGCGCGTCCGAGACGGAGGCCGCGGTGTCGTCCGCGCGGAGCTCGCGCACGGCGCCGACGACGAGCACGACCGCGAACAGGTACAGCCCCGCCGTGATGAGCATCGGGAAGAACTGCGGACCGGGGAAAGCGGTGCCCTCCGGCACCTTCATCGTGATGATGCCCACGAGCAGGTAGGTCGCGAACGCGACCAGCACGGCCGGCATCGTGAGGTTCTTCAGCAGGGCCGCCGTGCGTCCGGGGCCGGCGCCGAACGCCAGCCGCTGTCCGACGACCGCCGACACCGCTGTCGGGTTGTTGGATGACATCACAGCCCCATCTCCTCGTACAGCTGCTCGATGCGGGAGTGCTCGTCCTCGAGGAAGGCGTCGAGCTCCTCCCCCGTGATGACCCGTTCCGTCCAGCGGTAGCGCTCGATGGCGTCCTTCCACTCCGGAGTCACGATCGAGTCGGCGATGAGCTCGCGCAGACCGTCGACCTGCTCGTCATCGAGGCCCGCAGGGGCGGCGAGCATGCGCCAGTTGGTGAGCGAGACGTCGTAGCCCTGTTCGGCCGCGGTCGGGATGTCGATGCCGTCGACCGGCTCCTCCGCGACGAGGGCGAGCACGCGCAGGCGGCCCGACTCGATCTGATCGATGTTGTCGGGGTAGCCGCCGGCTGCGGCCTTGGCCGTGCCGTTGAGGAGGGCCTGGATCGCCTCCCCTCCCCCGTCCGACGAGATGTAGGTCGTGTCCAGCGGGGCGATGCCCGCGCTGAGCGCGAGGTCGGTCACGACGAGCTGGTCGAATGAGCCGCCACCCGTCCACGGCACGCCCTTCGGATCGGCCTTCCACGCCTCGACGAGGTCGTCCAGCGTCTCGTACGGGGAGTCGGCGGGCACCACGATCACGTCGTACTCCTCGACGACCACGGCGAGGGGCGTCACGTCGTCGAGCGTGGCCGCTGAGCCGAACTGGATCGTCGCCGCCATGAGGCCTGTCCCTCCGACGAGGAGGTTGTTCGGCTGCCCCTCGAGCACCGAGACGTTGCCGAGGGCGATCGTGCCGCCCGCGCCCGGCATGTTCACGACCTGGACGTTGTTGACGAGCCCGTTCGCCTTCTGCGCCTGCTGCAGCTCGCGGGCCACACCGTCCCACCCGCCACCGGCCGCGGCCGGCGCGATGATGGTCATCGACGCATGGATGTCCTGTCCGGCAGCTGCCGACGTGATGGAACCGAACGCGGCGATGCCGATCGCCGCTGCGGCGATCGTGCCGCCTATGACGCGGGGCAGGACCCGCTTACTCGATGAACTCGTCGTCATCATCGCCTCCTCGTGCGGACACCGTTGTCGCCGCAAGACGGTTATTAGGATGGCAAGGGACCGAGCGCACGTCGCGTGCGCTCGGCTTTGTGCTCATAGATGCTCATGGGAGAGCGGAGCGCGGCGATCCAGCGACGGAGAGGCAGCCGAGATGAGACGCAGCAGTGGCGCCCGCGCCGCGCGCCTCGGGATGCTCGTGCTGCCCAGTCTCATCGTGCTCGCGGCGGTCGGAGTCACGGCAGGGGTCGCGATCGCGGCCCAGGAGCGCAGCATCCGCGCCTCCACGGCCGATCGCGTGCACGAGGTCGCCGCGAGCCTCGCCGTGCTCCCCGAGGTGCAGCGCACGCTGGAGTCGACGGTCGACAGCGGCGATGAGGACGACCCGGCGGACGCGGTCGACCTCGCCGCCGCGACGGAGGAGCTGCAGCCCCTCGCCGACATCGTCGCGCAGGCCGCCGGGGTGTACTACGTCGTGATCACCGACGACGAGGGGGTGCGCATCACGCATCCTCTCGCCTCAGAGCGCGGCGTGCGCGTGTCGACCACGAACGAGTCGGTGCTGGCCGGGGAGGAGTTCCTCGGCACCGAGACCGGGCCCTCCGGCCGCTCACTGCGCGCCAAGGTGCCCGTCTACGGCGACGGCGACCGGGTCATCGGCATGGTGGCGGTCGGCGTGCTGGAATCGAGCCTCTCCGCGCGTCGCGACGAGGCGCTCGGCGACATCCTGCCGTGGATCATCGGGGCGCTCGTCGTCGGAACCCTCGCGAGCTCGGCCGTGGGCGCGGCGATCGAGCGCCGCTTCCGCCGTCTCGACGAGCAGGCGGCCGAGCACGAGCACCTGCGGCGCACCACCACCGCCCTGCAGGAGCAGTCACATGAGTTCAGCACCCGGCTCCACGTGATCCACGGGCTCGTCTCGCACGGCGACGCCGACGACGCGCTCGCCTACATCGACGGCATCGTCCCGGTGCTCACGACCGAGCGACCGGGAGTCGGCGGAACCACGGTCATGGGCGTGGCGATCGAGGCCGTGCAGAACGAGCTCACCGCGCTGGGCACGCGGCTCGAGCTCGGGGTCGACGACGACATCGCGATCGACGAGGGCGTGCTGCTCGTCGTCGCGAACCTGTGCCGCAACGCGGGAGAGGCCGGCGCACGGCGCGTGCGCTGCACCCTGGCGGAGCGCGGACGCACACTCGTCGGCTCGGTGGAGGACGACGGACCGGGTATCGACCCCGCCGACGTCGAGCGGGTGTTCGCGCGCGGCTATTCGTCGAAGGCGGACCGCGCCGTCGGCGGTCGCGGCATCGGTCTCGACCTCGTACGTCGCGCGGTCGTGGCGCGCGGCGGTGTGATCGAGGTGGGGCGCTCGTCGCTCGGCGGCGCGCGTTTCGACTTCGAGATGGATGCCGTGCGATGAGCGGCATCCGTGTCCTCGTGGTCGACGACGATCCCGGCGCTCGTGCGCTGCACGGTCGATTCATCGCCGAGACTCCGGGCTTCGAGCTGGCTGGCACCGCCGGCACCGGCGCCTCGGCGCTCGCGCAGGTCACCGACGACGTCGATCTGCTGCTGCTCGACATGCGCCTGCCCGACATCAGCGGCGTCGAGGTGCTGCACCGGCTCCGTGTCATCGGCGCGACGGGACCCGACGTCCTCGTGATCAGCTCGTCGCGCGACCAGGTGACGGTGCGGCAGGCCCTCGCGGCTCACGTCGTCGGATACCTCATCAAGCCCTTCACGCAGGACGTGCTCCGTCGACGGCTGGAGGAGTACGTCGCGCGCCGCAGCGCGCGCGACGCCGATGAGCACGACCGGCCGCTCGCCCAGGGCGAGGTCGACCGGCTGCTCGCCACCGGCACCATCCGGTTGGGCGACCGAGCGGGCGATCGGTCGCCCTCGCCC is a window from the Microbacterium sp. LWO14-1.2 genome containing:
- a CDS encoding LysR family transcriptional regulator; this encodes MNLEQLRGFVEVARLGHFTRASEHLHLAQPSLSRQISTLERELGAELFHRARGHINLTAAGEALLPRAQRMLSEAEAIREEMGELAGLRRGRVRLGAPPTLCISLVAEAISTFHASHPGVDLHLVESGSRLLVEQLAVGAVDIALITESDGPPPSGFSLSRMQLLTEELVVVSAASQPPVAVTPAIGLEHLATLPLIALDETYELRATTDAAFRSAGLTPNHVLEGAEMDAVLRFVERGVGVAVVPAMVLLDQPALRSVRLTHPMMRRTVSLAHRADVTPAVAVAAMREVIVATAAEVARRDPAITSLLD
- a CDS encoding methionine synthase; its protein translation is MNSLLPTSIVGSLPKPSWLAQPETLWSPWKLEGDALVEGKQDALRSAVQEQTRRGIDVISDGEQTRQHFVTTFIEHLSGVDFDQRETVRIRDRYDASVPTVVGAVSREKSVFVDDAKFLRQQTDQRIKWALPGPMTMIDTLSDRHYRSREKLAWEFATILNQEARELEAAGVDVIQFDEPAFNVFFDELKDWGVATLERAAEGLRAETVVHICYGYGIKANTDWKATLGPEWRQYEESFPLLQKSIIDTVSLERAHSRVPLDLIELIRGKNVMLGAIDVASETVETPEQVADTLREALAFVDADKLVPSTNCGMAPLPRGAALAKLSALSAGAAIVRDELAAS
- a CDS encoding putative oxygenase MesX, with the translated sequence MANDFTFHITTTRFDEDYTPSDDSRTTTNFANLARGEHRRQNLRNALTMIDRRFNDLAHWDNPTRDRYTLELEIVSAGLEFTADGEDKRFPLLEVLDIQIVDRQTGRRHHGIVGNNFSSYVRDFDFSVVLPAATEAAGRFTVPDDFGDLHGKLFRHFLDSEAYRERFTTSPVICISVSTSKEYRRTENHHPVLGVEYVQDDEGSLTDAYFGKMGLRVRYFMPPGSVAPLAFYFEGDLLTDYSNLQLIGTISTMETFQKIYRPEIYNANSAAASIYRPTLDQQDYSSTQIGYDREERNRLARSQGRYTEEHFVKPHRDVLARWAAADDTATAA
- a CDS encoding LysR family transcriptional regulator, which codes for MARGSSGITLQQLHYFVEVAAEGSISAAADLLYVSQPTMSAAMKDLETRAGRTLLLRSARGVTLTADGAEFLGYARQVTEQVALLEQRYLGRPPSRRLLGVSAQHYSFVIDAFVRMVKASGAAEYEFSLRETRTWDIIEDVRTLRSELGILYRNDFNRSVIDKLLRDSGLAFHPLFLADPHIFISRKNPLAARDRVTLDDLAGLPRLTFDQGANNSFYFAEEILSTLSSAQEIRVSDRATIFNLMIGLDGYTISTGIISDDLDPEIVAIPLDVDERIEIGWIGHSAIPLTEQAQRYLDELRAVVAGFGVVLLG
- a CDS encoding tripartite tricarboxylate transporter permease translates to MDVLQLLAEGFAGALTWQNLVWVLIGCLLGTAVGVMPGLGSSMAVALLLPVTFSLEPTAAFIMFAGVYFGGLFGDSTMGILMNTPGQASAIASTIEGHKMARNGRAAQALATAAIGAFIGGFIGSIVVVFLAPALADFSSRFGPAEFFALAVFAFVATSSVVTDNVIKGLTSLFIGLGIAVIGVDGVSGAPRFTMGSPNLFDGVSLVTVTVAILALGEVIYVACLERHMKDRALIKPSGRPWLSRSEFREAAPAWFRGTAIGLPFGVVPAGGSEIPTFLAYGLEKRLDARRARPTFGTGAIRGLAAPEAAGNSTTSMAMGALLALGLPISATAAIMLAAFRQYGLQPGPLLFERAPELVWALLASFFIAMIVLLILNLPFAMLWAKLLLIPRPYLYAGITLFCALGIYATSGSVFDLLMLLGIGLLGFLMRALDYPLAPLIIGMVLGPLAETSLRDAAMSANGDFSVLVQGPISLTLYAILAVVLVLAVRGRIVARAQAKVEAKKVSVEA
- a CDS encoding tripartite tricarboxylate transporter TctB family protein, whose product is MSSNNPTAVSAVVGQRLAFGAGPGRTAALLKNLTMPAVLVAFATYLLVGIITMKVPEGTAFPGPQFFPMLITAGLYLFAVVLVVGAVRELRADDTAASVSDAPVTPASAAAPEEPAVQRTVRVDVRSLAWVVGSFLVFALVLNILGWIIAAGLLFWCIARGFGSTRWLFSLVVGLTVSSLSYIAFDMALGMSLPSGILGWGF
- a CDS encoding tripartite tricarboxylate transporter substrate-binding protein, coding for MTTSSSSKRVLPRVIGGTIAAAAIGIAAFGSITSAAAGQDIHASMTIIAPAAAGGGWDGVARELQQAQKANGLVNNVQVVNMPGAGGTIALGNVSVLEGQPNNLLVGGTGLMAATIQFGSAATLDDVTPLAVVVEEYDVIVVPADSPYETLDDLVEAWKADPKGVPWTGGGSFDQLVVTDLALSAGIAPLDTTYISSDGGGEAIQALLNGTAKAAAGGYPDNIDQIESGRLRVLALVAEEPVDGIDIPTAAEQGYDVSLTNWRMLAAPAGLDDEQVDGLRELIADSIVTPEWKDAIERYRWTERVITGEELDAFLEDEHSRIEQLYEEMGL
- a CDS encoding ATP-binding protein; amino-acid sequence: MRRSSGARAARLGMLVLPSLIVLAAVGVTAGVAIAAQERSIRASTADRVHEVAASLAVLPEVQRTLESTVDSGDEDDPADAVDLAAATEELQPLADIVAQAAGVYYVVITDDEGVRITHPLASERGVRVSTTNESVLAGEEFLGTETGPSGRSLRAKVPVYGDGDRVIGMVAVGVLESSLSARRDEALGDILPWIIGALVVGTLASSAVGAAIERRFRRLDEQAAEHEHLRRTTTALQEQSHEFSTRLHVIHGLVSHGDADDALAYIDGIVPVLTTERPGVGGTTVMGVAIEAVQNELTALGTRLELGVDDDIAIDEGVLLVVANLCRNAGEAGARRVRCTLAERGRTLVGSVEDDGPGIDPADVERVFARGYSSKADRAVGGRGIGLDLVRRAVVARGGVIEVGRSSLGGARFDFEMDAVR
- a CDS encoding response regulator; translated protein: MSGIRVLVVDDDPGARALHGRFIAETPGFELAGTAGTGASALAQVTDDVDLLLLDMRLPDISGVEVLHRLRVIGATGPDVLVISSSRDQVTVRQALAAHVVGYLIKPFTQDVLRRRLEEYVARRSARDADEHDRPLAQGEVDRLLATGTIRLGDRAGDRSPSPSPEQAGGLPKGLAEVTLARMIAALDPVTSRSASEIAATCSLSRATARRYLDHLVETGVIDLAHRYGKRGRPQVLYRLAPSPDA